In Xyrauchen texanus isolate HMW12.3.18 chromosome 35, RBS_HiC_50CHRs, whole genome shotgun sequence, one DNA window encodes the following:
- the LOC127628624 gene encoding E3 ubiquitin-protein ligase TRIM39-like, with protein MASKSFSEEDFSCPVCCDVFKNPVLLSCSHSVCEECIQKFWESKGSKECPVCRSRSTLDHPPLNQVLKNLCETFLQERSQRSSSGCEAVCSLHEEKLKLFCLDDQQPVCLVCRDSRTHTNHKFCPVDEAVIDNKEKLKTALKPLQEKLRIFEEFKQNLDQTAEHIKFQARHTERKINEQFEKLHQFLHDEEAARITALREEEEQKSQMMKEKIEKMSRQISSLSHTIRVIEEQMTAEDLSFLQNLKSTMERTQCTPADPENISGVLINVPKHLSNLKFTVIQKMQENVQYTPVTLDPNTAYCNLIVSDDLISVRFSEEKQLLPDNTERFDMSQCVLGSEGFNSGIHCWDVQVGDCTHWYLGVMTESAQRKKSISSRSGLWCVGFIDGKYVAFISPDQGTRVSVKEKLQRIRVQLDCDRGKLSFSDPLTNTHIHTFTHTFTERIFPLFSVFCDISPLMILPVNSSEKKT; from the exons ATGGCGTCTAAATCTTTTTCTGAGGAGGATTTCTCTTGTCCTGTGTGCtgtgatgtttttaaaaatcctGTTCTTCTGTCCTGTAGTCACAGTGTGTGTGAAGAGTGTATTCAGAAGTTTTGGGAAAGTAAAGGATCGAAAGAATGTCCAGTTTGCAGAAGTAGATCAACATTAGATCATCCTCCATTAAATCAGGTTTTGAAGAACTTGTGTGAGACTTTCTTACAGGAGAGAAGTCAAAGATCTTCATCAGGATGTGAAGCAGTCTGCAGTCTTCATGaagagaaactcaaactcttctgtCTCGATGATCAACAGCCGGTGTGTTTGGTGTGTCGAGATTCcagaacacacacaaatcacaaattctGTCCTGTAGATGAAGCTGTCATCGATAATAAG GAGAAACTCAAAACTGCACTAAAACCCTTACAGGAGAAACTGAGAATATTTGAGGAGTTTAAACAGAATTTGGATCAAACTGCAGAACATATTAAG tttcaggctcGACACACAGAGAGGAAGATTAATGAGCAGTTTGAGAAACTTCACCAGTTTCTACATGATGAAGAGGCCGCCAGAATAACAGcactgagagaggaagaggagcagaagaGTCAGATGATGAAGGAGAAGATTGAGAAGATGAGCAGACAGATttcatctctttcacacacaatcaGAGTCATAGAGGAGCAGATGACAGCTGAAGATCTTTCATTcctacag aACTTGAAGAGCACAATGGAAAG AACCCAGTGTACACCAGCAGATCCAGAGAACATTTCAGGAGTTCTGATCAATGTCCCAAAACATCTGAGCAACCTGAAGTTCACTGTGATACAGAAGATGCAGGAAAATGTTCAATACA CTCCAGTGACTTTGGACCCCAACACTGCTTACTGTAATCTCATCGTGTCTGATGATCTGATCAGTGTGAGATTCAGTGAAGAGAAACAGCTGCTTCCTGATAATACTGAGAGATTTGATATGTCTCAGTGTGTTTTGGGTTCAGAGGGTTTTAATTCAGGGATTCACTGTTGGGATGTTCAGGTTGGAGACTGTACACACTGGTATTTGGGTGTGATGACAGAATCTGCTCAGAGGAAGAAGAGCATATCGTCCAGGAGTGGACTCTGGTGTGTGGGGTTTATTGATGGTAAATATGTTGCATTCATTTCACCTGATCAAGGAACTCGTGTCTCAGTGAAAGAGAAACTCCAGAGAATCAGAGTTCAGCTGGACTGTGACAGaggaaaactgtcattctctgatcctctcactaacacacacatacacactttcacacacacgtttactgAGAGAATATTTCCattgttcagtgttttctgtgacaTTTCTCCTCTGATGATCTTACCAGTGAACTCCTCTGAAAAAAAGACTTAA